The DNA segment CCAGAAGCCCAGGCCACGGGTCCGGGTCAGCGATAAGGTCAATTTCTTTTCCTTTGTGCAGGCGGGGTACTTGGTGGGGGATCCCACCGAAGTCCAGGGGATTGGGACGGTCGTGGGGATCGGGAATGTGGAAAATTTTACGGTGGGGCAAAAATCGGCGGTCGATATCGATGCCGCCCGCTATCCGGTCAAAAAAGGGGACCTCTTTTTTGTTTACCGTTGCGACCGATCGATCCAGGAACTTCATTTGGGACACTTGGGATTCCAGGTGGAAAATCTTGGCTTGGTCGAGGTCATCGAAGTCCAGAAACTCCGCCATTTAGTGGTGGTGAAGAAAAGTTTCAAACCATTCATGGCGGGTGATCAGGTAGTTCCCTATGAAAATGAGGTCAAAAGATGGAAACGAGCCCAGATCAAAAAACCGTTGCCGGACCAGCCCATCAGGGCTTATGTGGCAGGGCTGGACGGTGCTAGGGGCCATTTCAGCGCTTCGGATCACATCCTTATCACGGCCGGAAGCAAAAAAGGGGTGGTCGAAGGCCAGAAATTTTCCTTGTTCGAGGTACACCAGGGGGAGTTCGACAAGGAAGACCTGGGGATCCCCACTGGGGTCGCCCAGGTGCTTTATTGCGGTCCGGAATGCTCCATCGCCACCATCTTGACCAGTCATGAGCCCATCGAAGCCGGTTTCCAAGCCGTTTATCGGCCTTGAGGCGCGCTTGCCCCGGATCCTGTTGGAATGAAGACCGACGTCCAAGAGGATCCCTTTTTCCGACGGATCCTGGAATTGCTCCTAAGATCGAAAGGTTTCGACGGGAACCATTACAAACCGAACTATATCAAGAGGCGCATCGCGGTGAGGATGCGCGCCATGGAGAAAGGGTCCTTCTCTGAGTATTACCATCTCCTTCAAAGGGATCCCAAGGAGATGGGCAGGCTCCTTGAGCGGCTTACGATCCATGTGACCGAATTCTTCCGGGATCCAGAGGTCTTTCGATCGCTCCGGCAGACGGTCCTTCCGCTGTTCGCGGGGAATGTAAACAAGAACATCCGCGTCTGGTGCGCGGGCTGTAGTACGGGCGAAGAACCCTATTCGTTGGCGATCCTTTTGCAAGAGTGGGCCCCGCCCCTGGGGATGGGGTTCGGCATCCTGGGCACCGACATCGATCCGGTAAGCGTCCGGACCGCCGAAAGGGCGGAATATCCGGTCGAGTCCGTTGCGAAATTGCCTCGTGACCAGGTGGCCCGTTGGTTCGTGAAGGAGGGCGGGCATTTGAGGATCGCCCGTGAACTCCGTCAAAAAGTGCAATTCCGGACCCATGACCTCTTGGGCCCTTGGGGCCCTTCCATGAACGAGTTCCAGATGATCTTTTGCAGGAACATGCTCATCTATTTGACGGCCGTGCAGCAACAGGGCATCTATGAAGGGTTTCACAAGGCCTTGGCGCCGGGGGGATATTTGGTCCTTGGGCTCACCGAGACTCTCTTGGGGCCTTCGCGCCGCTTCTTCAAATGTGTGGATATCCGGCATCGCATCTACAGGGCCGTCGAGAACGAGGGGACGGTCACCGGATCCGAGGGAAAAAATGGATAAAGCGCTGGATCACATCAATCTCGGGAAGGCTTTCGCCCTTTCCAGGCGTTTTGAGGACGCGATCATCGAATTCCGCAAGGCCTTGGAATTGAGCCCCAAGGATGGGGAGATCTTTTTCCAGTTGGCGGGTCTTTTCACCAATGTCGGGAATTATGCCGAGGCGGAGAAGTATTATCGGGAATGTCTGGAAGGGAACCCCTTGAATCTTAATGCTCATTGCAAGCTTGGGTTATTGTTGGAAGCCCAGGGCAAATATCCGGAGTCAGTGGTCGAATTCGAGAAATCCTTGGAGATCAATCCGGGAGATGCGGGACTCTACAACAACCTGGGGAATGTGCTGTCCAAGATGGGAAAATACAAGGAGTCGGTGGGGCAATTCCGGCGCTACATCGAGATCAACCCGAGCAATGCCGAGATCTATTTCAAAATGGGCTTTGCCCTGGAGCAGGCCGGTGATGGGGATGGGGCTATCGAGGCCTATGAGCGGGCCATTTCCATCAACCCCCGGCACGCGGCGGTCCACTCCATTCTCGGGAATGTTTACTTTCAAAAAGGTCGCTACACCGAAGCCATTGAACGGTACCAGGAAGCCGCACGGATCAATCCCATGGAGCCTGAGGTCCACTTGAAATTGGGACAATGCCTGATGTCGATGGGTCAATACGACAGGGCGCTGGAGGTTTTGAAGGTCGCCTTGGAAAAAAATCCCCGCAATGCGGAAGTCTACCTGAAACTTGGGATGATTTACGCGGGCAGGGGCCAACACGACGAGGCCATCCAAATGTACCGGAAGGTCATGGAGATCAATCCCCGGGATGCCAGCATCCATAACGTTCTCGGTTATATCTACGATAAACAGGGTGAATTGCAAAAAGCCCTTGAGGAATACCAGATGGCGAAGGCCATCAATCCGAACGATGTGCTTGTCCTAGACAACCTGGCCAATTTGAACTACAAAATGGGGCGTTTGGCCGAAGCGCAGCAGGAATATTCCCGTTTGCTGGAACTGAACCCGAACCATTTGGATTCCCTGGTCAAACTGGGGAACCTGCACTTGAAGAAGGGCGACAAATCCTCCGCCCTGACCCTTTGGGAGAAGGCCCTTTCCATCGACCCTACCAACGAGATACTCAAGAACAACATCCGAATCGCCAAGGAAAATCCGATCCAATGAAGCCACAAGAGAAATCCCTGGGCGAGTTGCTCCGGCAGGCCGGCAAGATCACCTTTCGGCAGATCCAGGTCGCCTTGGCCGAGCAAAAAAGGACCCACGAACCCATTGGAAAGGTCCTTGTCCGCCTCGGTTTCGTTGAGGAAAGGGATATCCTGCAGGTCATGCAAGGAATGACCGCGCTCACCTTCCGGGTGGCGAGCGAGTGGTTCGGCATCGAGACCTTCCGGGTCAGGGAGGTCCTTAAATACGGCGAAGTCCTGCCTTGGGACAGGTCCGCCTTGCCGTGGATCGGGACCTTCCTGTTGCGCGGGAAATCCCTGGCGGTCGTTTCTTTCCGTGCCTTTCTCGGCATGGAGCCGCCGGGAACCGCCTCCGGAACTTGGTTCGTGGTGCTTGAGCATAAGGGGCAACCCTTCATCCTCTGGGTGGATCAAGTGCGGGAAGTGGCCCGGTTCAAGATCGACCAGATCGAGCCCTTGCCGCCCTATTTACTGGGGAAAAAGAACGATTTGTATTACTGTTTGGGTAAAATAAAGGAAGACCTTTATTCCATCATGAATCCGGATAAATTGTTCGAAGAACACGGTCTATCCTTGCCGCCCTCCGAGGTTGGTCATGCCTTCCCGTCCTGAAACCAAGACACTGCGTGAGATGGCCAATGGAAGCGATCAGGGTGACGCCTCCACCCACAATAACCTGGGTGTTTTTTACTATTCCAAGGGGATGTATGCGGAAGCTGTCAAGGAGTTCAAAACGGCCCTTGAGGTGGACCCCGAGAACCCGCAAGCCCAGGAGAATTTGAAGGCCGTTAACCGCCAAACCGGGCTCCTGGACCGCTCGGTGGAAGCCTACCGCAAATCCATCCAGATGTTCCCCCAGGATGCCGAAGCCCATTACAACCTCGCGGGTGCGCTGCGTTATCTTGGCGAGTTCGAGAGGGCGGCCGAGGAATACCGAAGGGCTTTGGACCTGAACCCGGACCATCCTTACGCCCGGAACTATCTGGGGATCGCTTACAAATGCCTGGGGCGTTTCGATGATGCCATGGTCGAGTTCAGGACGGCCATCGACAAGAACCCCTTTTTCGCCGACCTCCACAATAACCTGGGCGAGATCTACTACAAGAAGGCGATGATCAACGAGAGCATGATCGAGTTCAAGAAGGCGATCTCCTTGAACCCCGAATACGCCACCGCTCATTACAATTTGAGCTTTGTCTATGGCGACAAGAACATGATCGAAGAGGCGGAACGGGAGTTCAAAAAGGCGGCCGAACTCAACCCGAATTTCGGGCAAGGCGCCCAAGCCCTCTTGACCATCGACCGTCCGAAGTCGCTCGAGGAGAAAATGGCGGAAAAATTGGCCGCCCAACCGCAAGGCCCAAGCGGCGTGGAGACCTACCTGAGCCTGGCCTCCGCTTATCGGGGGAAAGGCCTCATGGACGAGGCCGTTCGTGAATACAAAAGGGCGATCGAGGCCATGCCGGGGGAGGAAAGGCTTTATCGGGCCCTGGGTGAGGTCTATCTACTGAAAGGCCAGCTGGAGGACTCCCTCATTGCCTCCCAGAGGGCCATCCAATTGGCGCCCCAGGTAGTCGAGAACTACATCCAGGCGGGGATCGCGTTGCGGGAACTGAATCGCACCGACCAGGCGGCGGACCACCTTCAAAAAGCCATTGATCTGGTGCCAGGTTCGAGCATGGCCCATTTCGAGCTCGGGGTGACCTATTTCAAGATGGGAGAAAGCGAAAAAGCGACCCAACAGGTGCGCCAAGCACTCGAGATCGATCCCCAGAATGCCGAGGCCCACTACTATCTCGGTGTCTATTACTACAAGGTCAGCCTTTTTGACGAGGCCATCCGGGAGATATCCCAGGCCGTGGAGTTGAACGTCTCCATTGCGTCGAGCGCCGAAGCCCTGACCTACCTGGGACTCGCCTTGGCGGATAAGGGACGTTTCGAAGAGGCCATTGCCGAGTACAAAAAGGCCATGGAGTTCGATCCCAAGAATCCCATCATCCATAACAGCCTAGGTGTGGCCTACAAGAACGCCGGGATGATCCCGGAAGCGCTCAAACATTACCAACAGGCCATCGATCTGAACCCCAATTATGCCAAGGCCTTCAACAACCTGGGGGTGGTCCATTTCAAACAAGGTCATTACGAGAAGGCCATTGAGGCCTTCAAACGGGCGGTGGCCATCGAGCCCGATTACAAAACCGCCCAGAACAACCTTCAAGTGGCCATGAAGAAGAAAAGCGCCTTGTCCGAGGCTTCGGAGCAATTGATCAAGCAGATCATGGCCGATCCCGAGAATCCGGCGCTCCATTTCAACTTGGGGTCCCTTTACAAGACCACGGGGCAATACGCGGAAGCGGTCCGCGAGTTCCAGGAAACCATCCATCTCACCCCCAAGAACCAAGAAGCATTGACCAGCTTGGGAGAGGCTTATCTCCAAATGGAATCCTTGGACGAGGCGGTCAAGATCCTGGCGCGGGCGGTATCCTGTGACCCGAAATTCCCCGAAGCCCATCTTCAACTGAGCAAGGTCTACATCCGGCGCCAGTGGTGGGATGAGGCCCTGGTTGAATTGAAAAAGACCCAGGAACTGCGTCCGGAGCTCTCCGAGATCCATTTTCATCTTGGGCAGGTCTATCGCTCGAAGAGCTGGTGGGATGAAGCGATCCAAGAGTTCCAGAAATACCTGGACTCGTCCCAGCCTGATGAGGAAAAAGTCCTTCAATGCATCGACGCGATCCAACAGGTCCAGGCTTGGAAAAAGGAACTTCAAGTCTCGCCGAGCGCCAGCGTCTCGAAACTCATCAAATAGGCGAGGATCTTCATGAAATTATTGGTCTGCATGATCCCGACGAAGAAGATCGAACAGGTCCGAAAGGTCCTTTGGGAATCCGGGATAAGGGGTGTGACCCTTTCCGAGGCCTCCGGTTATGGCTATCAAAAGGTCCAGGTGGATTCACTTCGGGGAGGGGATTACAAGGTCCAATATCAACCCCGTGTCCGGCTGGAGATCGCCCTTCCGGATGAGGAGATCGAGGCGGTGGTGGACCTGCTCCTCGAGACCGTGCGGACCGGGCGGATCGGGGACGGCAAGTTCTTTATCCTCCCCTTGGACGAGGTGATCCGGGTCCGGACCGGGGAACGGGGAGAAATGGCCCTTTAGGGCGGGTTGAAAAGGGTTTTCAACCAGGATGAAAACCATTAACATCGAGGATCGCTTTTCGGGGTCGAACGGCTTGAAAATCCTTTGGAGGTTGGACCGTGGCTCAACGGGTCATGCTGGTGGACGATGCGTCCTTTATGCGGATGATGCTCAAGAACATCCTGGTGGGCGCGGGTTACGAGGTCGCCGGAGAGGCCGAGAACGGCGCGAAGGCCATCGAACAGTTCAAGGCCCTGAAACCCGACCTGGTGATCATGGACATCATCATGCCGGAAATGGGCGGGATCGACGCGGTCAAGGAGATCGTCAAATTGAACCCGTCGGCCAAGGTCCTGATGTGCAGCTCCATGGGCCAACAGTCCCTGGTGGTGGAGGCGATCCAAGCCGGGGCCAAGGATTTCATCGTCAAACCCTTCCAACCCTCGAATGTCCTGGAAGCGGTCAAGAAGGTCATCGGCTGATCCACGCCGTTCCTTAAGGAGGAGCCTTGGGCGCGGAGAAACCCCTTTTCAACGATTTTCAACTGGATGCCCTCCGCGAGATCGGCAATGTCGGGGCCGGGAACGCGGCGACCGCCCTTTCCCAAATGGTCGGCCGACGGGTCGATATGTCGGTCACCAAGGTCCTGGTCCTCAAAACGGAGGATATCGGGGAATTCCTCGGCGGGGTGCAGCAGAACGTGGCGGCCGTCCATATGCCCGTCTATGGTGACCTTTGTGGGGTGGCCCTGATCCTATTTCCCCTGGAAAAGGTCATGGACCTATCCGCGATGTTGGTGGGTCAACGGGATGCCGACCCTTTCCATCTTTCCGAGATCGGTCAATCCGCCCTGAAGGAACTGGGCAGCATCCTCACCGGGGCCTATCTGAGCGCCTTGTTCCGGATGGTCCATGTCCAGATGATCCATGGGGTCCCGCACCTGGTGCTGGACATGGCCCAGGCCGTCCTGGACACGGTCCTTGTTGAGCTCGATCAAAAGGATGATGTGGCCATCTTGATCGAGACCGAATTCATGGAGAGCAACGATCAATTGACCGGAAGCTTTTTCCTGCTCCCAGAGGCGGGGTCCTTGAAGAGACTGTTCTCTTCTTTGGCCCGGTCCCTCGGACTTCCCGAAAATGACTGAGGGGCCGATCGCGGTCGGTATCGCTGATTTCAGGGTTGGATCGGAACCACAGAACCTGATGATCTACGGGCTCGGATCCTGTGTGGGCGTGGCCCTTTATGATCCCGCCGTCCGCTCCGGGGGGTTGGCGCATGTGATGCTCCCATCCAGTCGGCTCAGTTCGAAGGTCCACTTGCCCGGGAAATTCGCGGACACCGCCGTTCCGGCCCTTGTGGAAGGATTGCTCCGGCAAGGCGCGGTCCGGGAGCGTTTGGTGGCCAAATTGGTCGGTGGCGCCAACATGTTCTCTTTCCTCCCCCAGGCCACAGTCTCCATTGGGGTCCGGAATGCCGCTGCGGTCCGTGAGAAACTCACCGAGATGGGGATCCCCATCTTAGCCGAGCGGACCGGAGGCGATCAGGGGCGGACGATCCTTTTCGACCTGAAGGACGGGCGCCTGGAGATACGAAGATTGAACCGTTCCAGTGAATGGATCTAAAGGGGAGACCTGTGCCGGAAAGTATTTCAACGGTCCCATCATCCGCGGGTGCCCAGTGGGTCATCTTCCAGCTTTCGGCTTGCGAGCTGGCGCTCCCCATCCAACGCTTGCGGGAGATCATACGCCCGGGGGAGATGACTTTGGTCCCCAAGGCTCCACCTGCGGTCGTGGGCGTCATCAATCTTCGGGGGCGGGTGCTTCCGGTGGTCGATCTCCGGCGTGCCTTCAAAATGCCGGTCCTGGACCCGACGGATGATTCCCGGATCCTCGTCGTCGAATTGGGGACCCAATCGGTGGGATTCCTGGTGGACCGCGTCCTGGAGGTCCTCAGGGCCCCCGAGGACGCCTTGGAATCGCCCCCAGGTTCGATCCTTGAAATCGGTATGGAATTCATCCTGAAAACATTAAAATTGGGCAAAAGGACCATCGTGTTCCTGGACCTGGACCAGGTCTTT comes from the bacterium genome and includes:
- a CDS encoding protein-glutamate O-methyltransferase CheR — translated: MKTDVQEDPFFRRILELLLRSKGFDGNHYKPNYIKRRIAVRMRAMEKGSFSEYYHLLQRDPKEMGRLLERLTIHVTEFFRDPEVFRSLRQTVLPLFAGNVNKNIRVWCAGCSTGEEPYSLAILLQEWAPPLGMGFGILGTDIDPVSVRTAERAEYPVESVAKLPRDQVARWFVKEGGHLRIARELRQKVQFRTHDLLGPWGPSMNEFQMIFCRNMLIYLTAVQQQGIYEGFHKALAPGGYLVLGLTETLLGPSRRFFKCVDIRHRIYRAVENEGTVTGSEGKNG
- a CDS encoding tetratricopeptide repeat protein, producing MDKALDHINLGKAFALSRRFEDAIIEFRKALELSPKDGEIFFQLAGLFTNVGNYAEAEKYYRECLEGNPLNLNAHCKLGLLLEAQGKYPESVVEFEKSLEINPGDAGLYNNLGNVLSKMGKYKESVGQFRRYIEINPSNAEIYFKMGFALEQAGDGDGAIEAYERAISINPRHAAVHSILGNVYFQKGRYTEAIERYQEAARINPMEPEVHLKLGQCLMSMGQYDRALEVLKVALEKNPRNAEVYLKLGMIYAGRGQHDEAIQMYRKVMEINPRDASIHNVLGYIYDKQGELQKALEEYQMAKAINPNDVLVLDNLANLNYKMGRLAEAQQEYSRLLELNPNHLDSLVKLGNLHLKKGDKSSALTLWEKALSIDPTNEILKNNIRIAKENPIQ
- a CDS encoding chemotaxis protein CheW, with the translated sequence MKPQEKSLGELLRQAGKITFRQIQVALAEQKRTHEPIGKVLVRLGFVEERDILQVMQGMTALTFRVASEWFGIETFRVREVLKYGEVLPWDRSALPWIGTFLLRGKSLAVVSFRAFLGMEPPGTASGTWFVVLEHKGQPFILWVDQVREVARFKIDQIEPLPPYLLGKKNDLYYCLGKIKEDLYSIMNPDKLFEEHGLSLPPSEVGHAFPS
- a CDS encoding tetratricopeptide repeat protein, with protein sequence MPSRPETKTLREMANGSDQGDASTHNNLGVFYYSKGMYAEAVKEFKTALEVDPENPQAQENLKAVNRQTGLLDRSVEAYRKSIQMFPQDAEAHYNLAGALRYLGEFERAAEEYRRALDLNPDHPYARNYLGIAYKCLGRFDDAMVEFRTAIDKNPFFADLHNNLGEIYYKKAMINESMIEFKKAISLNPEYATAHYNLSFVYGDKNMIEEAEREFKKAAELNPNFGQGAQALLTIDRPKSLEEKMAEKLAAQPQGPSGVETYLSLASAYRGKGLMDEAVREYKRAIEAMPGEERLYRALGEVYLLKGQLEDSLIASQRAIQLAPQVVENYIQAGIALRELNRTDQAADHLQKAIDLVPGSSMAHFELGVTYFKMGESEKATQQVRQALEIDPQNAEAHYYLGVYYYKVSLFDEAIREISQAVELNVSIASSAEALTYLGLALADKGRFEEAIAEYKKAMEFDPKNPIIHNSLGVAYKNAGMIPEALKHYQQAIDLNPNYAKAFNNLGVVHFKQGHYEKAIEAFKRAVAIEPDYKTAQNNLQVAMKKKSALSEASEQLIKQIMADPENPALHFNLGSLYKTTGQYAEAVREFQETIHLTPKNQEALTSLGEAYLQMESLDEAVKILARAVSCDPKFPEAHLQLSKVYIRRQWWDEALVELKKTQELRPELSEIHFHLGQVYRSKSWWDEAIQEFQKYLDSSQPDEEKVLQCIDAIQQVQAWKKELQVSPSASVSKLIK
- a CDS encoding P-II family nitrogen regulator, whose amino-acid sequence is MKLLVCMIPTKKIEQVRKVLWESGIRGVTLSEASGYGYQKVQVDSLRGGDYKVQYQPRVRLEIALPDEEIEAVVDLLLETVRTGRIGDGKFFILPLDEVIRVRTGERGEMAL
- a CDS encoding response regulator, which codes for MAQRVMLVDDASFMRMMLKNILVGAGYEVAGEAENGAKAIEQFKALKPDLVIMDIIMPEMGGIDAVKEIVKLNPSAKVLMCSSMGQQSLVVEAIQAGAKDFIVKPFQPSNVLEAVKKVIG
- a CDS encoding chemotaxis protein CheC, producing the protein MGAEKPLFNDFQLDALREIGNVGAGNAATALSQMVGRRVDMSVTKVLVLKTEDIGEFLGGVQQNVAAVHMPVYGDLCGVALILFPLEKVMDLSAMLVGQRDADPFHLSEIGQSALKELGSILTGAYLSALFRMVHVQMIHGVPHLVLDMAQAVLDTVLVELDQKDDVAILIETEFMESNDQLTGSFFLLPEAGSLKRLFSSLARSLGLPEND
- a CDS encoding chemotaxis protein CheD, which codes for MIYGLGSCVGVALYDPAVRSGGLAHVMLPSSRLSSKVHLPGKFADTAVPALVEGLLRQGAVRERLVAKLVGGANMFSFLPQATVSIGVRNAAAVREKLTEMGIPILAERTGGDQGRTILFDLKDGRLEIRRLNRSSEWI
- a CDS encoding chemotaxis protein CheW gives rise to the protein MPESISTVPSSAGAQWVIFQLSACELALPIQRLREIIRPGEMTLVPKAPPAVVGVINLRGRVLPVVDLRRAFKMPVLDPTDDSRILVVELGTQSVGFLVDRVLEVLRAPEDALESPPGSILEIGMEFILKTLKLGKRTIVFLDLDQVFGQAGWERFWGKERGNPMIGSARGA